The DNA segment GACCAAAAGCGATACCGGTATTATGGACCAGAGTAAAATGAGCAACGTTAAGGACAACAGGAATGGATTCGCCTAAGGCAAGAATATTGGAGAAAAAAGCTTTGGAGATCCGATCAAGGAAAAGAACGACCAGGATGATAAAAATAGCTAAAAGGATGTTCGCTCGAGAGTCGGCGCGGCCTCTCATTATTTCGTTTCAAGCTTTTCTTGGCACTTTAGGCAAGTTTGCGCATAAGGGATTGCCTTGAGACGAGCGACGGCAATGGGTTTGGCGCACTGTGCACAAATTCCAAAATTACCGTCATTAACTTTCTGCAAAGCTTCATTAACTTTATAAAGCAGTTCGCGGTCATTGGAAGCAAGCCCTAAAGAAAACTCACGGTCATACATATCGCTGGCAATATCCGCGATATGCATTCCATGCCCGGAGCTATCTCCCGCGATCTCTTTCTGGGAAACGGAGGCATCGTTCGACATTTGCTTAATTTCACCGACAATCTTTTCCTTCATTCCTAAAAGAATTTTCTTATACTGCAGTAAATTCTTTTTATCCATCTTTTTTAACATCGGGCATCTCCTTTACCACCGGGGTACACCGTTCGCACAGTGTTAAATGTTGTTTATCTTGTCCGACAAGAACACTATAATTCCAACAACGTTCGCATTTTTGACCGTCCGCTTTTTCAACCACAACAGCCGTTTGCGGAAAATCCGCGCCAATGCCATTTTTGATCTCGCTGACTAACTTTACCTTAACGCCGGAAACAATGAAAACGGACTTTAGCTCATTTTCACTAAATTGATTTAACTGTTTTAAATCCCTCTCGCTCGCCGTTTCAAAAACAATTTTCGCGTCCAAGGAACTGCCGATCAGGCCTTGCTGGCGCTTTTCTTCCAACGCTTTTGAAACATGCGGCCGTAAAGCGATGAGCACTTTAAACTTTTCATCTGTTTTATCTTCTTTCCACTGGCCTAATGCTTTAGGCCAAGGCAACAGATGAACATTAGCAGCGTTTTTAAGCGTAGGATCCTTTGGCATAAACTCCAGGATCTCCTGCGCTGTAAAGCTAAGCATCGGTGCCGCCATACGGACCAAAACATCCAAGATTTCATAAAGAACAGTTTGCGCCGCGCGCCTTTCCTGCGATTTTGCGGCTGAAGTATACAGTCTATCTTTTAGGATGTCAAGGTAAAAAGACGACAAATCGTCATTGCAAA comes from the Candidatus Omnitrophota bacterium genome and includes:
- a CDS encoding TraR/DksA family transcriptional regulator, encoding MLKKMDKKNLLQYKKILLGMKEKIVGEIKQMSNDASVSQKEIAGDSSGHGMHIADIASDMYDREFSLGLASNDRELLYKVNEALQKVNDGNFGICAQCAKPIAVARLKAIPYAQTCLKCQEKLETK